The genomic stretch CATACCCAAGGAAAGGGTGATGAGGACCCAGGCATAGAAATACAGACCTTCAAAGATGGTCAGGACCGGGAATCGGCCTGTCCGAATCATATAAAGAAATAAAAAAATTGTTTGAAGGACCCAAACAATTGCAAGAATCCAGAAAGCGAAACGATTCGCCTTCTGGTTTTGATGTAAATAATCTATGAAATAAAGCAGAATGCTGATGGCATATAAAACAATCATGACTTCATGCAGCCTTGTCATTACCTGTTCAAACATGTAAGATACCTCACTTATGATTGGAAAGAAGGCTGTGTCTTCATATCAAAAGCGGCGCTGCGTTCATTAGACCCCGCCAGCTTATGCTTTTCAACTTGCTCTTCAATATGGAATATCTTCATAAAGAGATCAAGTTTTTCTGAAGAATCCTTTTGTCCTGCAAGTTCTTTTGCCTGCAGAATCGGATCTTTCAACAATTGATTGATGATGCTCTTAGTATGCTTGTTCAAAATCTTTCTTTCACGATCTGTTAGATCAGGCATTTTCCGTTCAATGCTTTCCATTGTATCCGCCTGGATGGCCAATGCTTTTTCCCGCAATGCTGAAATGACTGGTACGACGCCAAGCATGCGCAGCCAATCATTAAAAGCAACGATTTCCCCTTCAATCATCAGCATGATTGCATCTGCTGCTTTTCTTCGCTCTGCAAGATTAGCCTGAACGATATCTTCAAGATCGTCTATGTCATAAAGGAATGCTCCTTCAAGTTCAGAGATGGACGGATCCAAATCACGGGGCACCGCGATATCGACCATGAACAATGGACGCCCTTTGCGCAGGCGCTCCACTCCCGCCATCATTTCCTTGGAGATCACATAATCGCTTGCACCGGTAGAACTGATAAGGATATCCGCTTCTACAAGTGCACATTGAAGCTCCTGAAGCGTTTTAGCTGCTCCATTGAAGCGCTCTGCCACTGCCTGAGCCTTTTCAAATGTCCGGTTGATGACTGTGACCTTTGTAGCACCGCTTCCTTGAAGATTCTGAATGGCAAGTTCCCCCATCTTACCGGCGCCGAGGATCAATACGTGTTTATCTATAAGAGAACCAAATATCTTCTTCGCCAATTCTACAGCAGCATAGCTGACAGAAACTGCGTTAGAGCCAATTTCTGTTTCAGAATGCCCTTTTTTCGCCAGTGTAACAGCCTGTTTGAATAGATGATTGAAAACAGTACCGGTCACTTGAGCTTCCTGAGCAAGCAAAAAGCTGCTGCGCACCTGTCCAAGGATCTGTGTTTCGCCCAGCACCATTGAATTCAAACCGCTCGCGACTTTAAATAAATGCTCTATAGCCCCTTCTTGTTCGTAAATAAATAGGTGTGAAGTAAACTCCTCTTTATCTATTTGAAACCATTCAGAAAGAAATTCTTTAATATAATACCGTCCAGTATGAAGCTGATCCACCACTGCATAGACTTCTGTCCTGTTGCATGTAGAAATGATCACATTTTCGAGAATGCTCTTTTTATTCTTCAGGGCATTCATCGCTTCTTCTAATTGTGCTTCATTAAAGGACAACCGTTCACGAATCTCAACAGGGGCAGTTTTATAATTTAATCCAACCACTATGATGTGCATACTGAAATGACACCCCCAAATAAAATCTCTACTAAAATTATAACACGTCCTTTTTTCCTAAATCGAAAAAAATGTGAACAGAACATGAAACCTTCCATCCAACCTG from Falsibacillus pallidus encodes the following:
- the hemA gene encoding glutamyl-tRNA reductase — encoded protein: MHIIVVGLNYKTAPVEIRERLSFNEAQLEEAMNALKNKKSILENVIISTCNRTEVYAVVDQLHTGRYYIKEFLSEWFQIDKEEFTSHLFIYEQEGAIEHLFKVASGLNSMVLGETQILGQVRSSFLLAQEAQVTGTVFNHLFKQAVTLAKKGHSETEIGSNAVSVSYAAVELAKKIFGSLIDKHVLILGAGKMGELAIQNLQGSGATKVTVINRTFEKAQAVAERFNGAAKTLQELQCALVEADILISSTGASDYVISKEMMAGVERLRKGRPLFMVDIAVPRDLDPSISELEGAFLYDIDDLEDIVQANLAERRKAADAIMLMIEGEIVAFNDWLRMLGVVPVISALREKALAIQADTMESIERKMPDLTDRERKILNKHTKSIINQLLKDPILQAKELAGQKDSSEKLDLFMKIFHIEEQVEKHKLAGSNERSAAFDMKTQPSFQS